The Clostridioides sp. ES-S-0010-02 genome window below encodes:
- a CDS encoding DsrE family protein, which yields MKVAYIFSSTNSHKILDKMIIPQLEQGTHGVDVLGMFFFMDNTLFLSKGNPVGERLSKLHEKTDMIIMACDQCAIERGIEDNLVDGATIGCFPNLYACLGGAGVDQVITL from the coding sequence ATGAAAGTAGCTTATATTTTTAGTAGTACTAACTCACATAAAATTCTAGACAAAATGATAATACCACAATTAGAACAAGGAACTCATGGAGTAGATGTCCTAGGTATGTTTTTCTTTATGGATAATACCTTATTTTTGTCTAAAGGTAACCCAGTGGGAGAAAGATTAAGTAAATTGCATGAAAAGACAGATATGATAATAATGGCTTGTGACCAGTGTGCTATAGAAAGAGGGATAGAGGATAATTTGGTCGATGGAGCTACAATTGGATGTTTCCCAAATTTATATGCTTGTTTAGGTGGTGCAGGTGTAGACCAAGTTATAACATTATAA
- a CDS encoding permease, with protein MNILEIVLSGVKNTVVASIVTLNGASGWLMISFILAGVLHNVLTPKRFQKQLGNKKFSSLIKSTISGMFLPICSCGVIPLGISMYYSGAYLGPVLAFMTSTPIINPIAVVLCLGLLGPKITIIYLISGFLVPFLVGVLGNTFGKEELFLQNDSDEEAIELEEEKRSFIENMVDGLKWSFGELALTISKYVIMGMLFAGFITTIFPNSIIQKYLGNPGLLSLGSISILACVMYVCAVGHIPFIAALVASGASPGIAITFLIAGAATNLPELISMCKLIGKRTVVIYSVTLTLCSIIIGYITNLLLANNNTVNLETTNSSIQLANKLMLNIPDSFEYICTILIILFALKAVIPKMKEVIGNHA; from the coding sequence ATGAATATATTAGAAATTGTTTTAAGTGGAGTGAAAAACACTGTGGTAGCTTCTATAGTTACACTAAATGGAGCATCAGGATGGCTTATGATAAGTTTTATATTGGCAGGAGTTCTTCACAATGTTTTAACGCCAAAAAGGTTTCAAAAGCAACTTGGAAATAAGAAGTTTTCTTCTCTGATTAAAAGCACTATTTCAGGAATGTTTTTACCAATTTGTAGTTGTGGCGTAATACCATTGGGCATAAGTATGTATTATTCGGGAGCATACTTAGGGCCAGTACTTGCCTTTATGACATCAACTCCAATAATAAATCCAATAGCTGTAGTTCTTTGTTTAGGTCTTTTGGGACCTAAAATTACAATCATTTATCTTATATCTGGATTTTTAGTACCATTTTTAGTAGGAGTTTTGGGGAATACCTTTGGAAAAGAAGAATTATTTTTGCAAAATGACTCAGATGAAGAAGCTATAGAATTAGAAGAAGAAAAGAGAAGCTTTATAGAAAATATGGTTGATGGGCTTAAATGGTCCTTTGGAGAGTTAGCACTTACTATTAGTAAATATGTAATAATGGGAATGCTTTTTGCGGGATTTATAACAACAATTTTTCCAAATAGTATAATTCAAAAATACTTAGGAAATCCAGGTTTACTATCTCTTGGAAGTATATCAATACTTGCATGTGTTATGTATGTATGTGCTGTAGGACATATTCCATTTATAGCAGCCCTTGTTGCAAGTGGAGCATCTCCTGGGATAGCGATAACATTTTTGATAGCTGGTGCAGCGACAAACTTACCAGAACTTATAAGTATGTGTAAACTTATTGGAAAAAGAACTGTTGTTATATATTCAGTTACACTAACACTCTGTTCAATAATAATAGGTTATATAACCAATTTACTTTTGGCAAACAACAATACTGTGAATTTAGAGACAACAAATTCTTCAATACAATTAGCAAATAAACTAATGTTAAATATACCAGATAGTTTTGAATATATATGCACTATTTTGATTATTTTATTTGCACTTAAAGCAGTAATACCAAAGATGAAAGAGGTCATAGGAAATCATGCTTAA
- a CDS encoding ABC transporter substrate-binding protein: MKVSKKIQALILVSAVGAFILTGCSSKPKEEGKKAGKDDYAITVGYYNCDHMTAGPVAEAAGIYKDLGLNVKTVGNGKVPEAMAAGKMDAGYIGTKGLVGAIPKGSPITIAANNHTGGSEYLIVSNDIKEPKDLVGKKIATDMSDFLWISDYGPETGLPTDPSKYEVVNMDSDKDKYLALKTGKIQAFTSCDPWGSVAENDGVGKIIASTQYKEKANNKEYNCCSFSLNKNFIKEHPDLAKKLVLAHTKAIEYIYTNPAEAAKIFAKYYNVEEEVALRTIYKKTVGEGRTLTWKVTGEEYKNNLQMYKDLKALDEIPKYEDTIDTSLLDSCGADDFDKFIKEKVNPKFPEGMSYEDWKAKVL; encoded by the coding sequence ATGAAAGTATCTAAAAAGATTCAAGCATTAATCTTAGTTAGTGCAGTGGGGGCATTTATATTAACTGGATGTAGCAGTAAACCAAAGGAAGAGGGGAAAAAAGCTGGAAAAGATGATTATGCGATAACAGTAGGGTATTATAATTGTGACCATATGACAGCTGGACCAGTAGCAGAAGCAGCAGGAATATATAAAGATTTAGGTCTTAATGTAAAAACTGTTGGGAATGGTAAAGTTCCTGAAGCCATGGCAGCAGGTAAGATGGATGCTGGTTATATAGGAACAAAGGGTCTAGTAGGAGCTATACCTAAAGGTTCACCAATAACAATAGCAGCAAATAATCACACTGGTGGGTCTGAATATTTAATAGTTTCAAATGATATAAAAGAACCTAAGGATTTAGTGGGCAAAAAAATTGCAACAGATATGAGTGATTTCTTATGGATAAGTGATTATGGTCCAGAAACAGGTTTACCAACTGACCCATCAAAATATGAAGTTGTAAATATGGATTCAGATAAAGATAAATATTTAGCTCTTAAAACTGGAAAGATACAAGCATTTACATCTTGTGACCCTTGGGGTTCTGTAGCTGAAAATGATGGAGTAGGAAAAATAATAGCATCAACTCAATATAAAGAAAAAGCTAATAATAAAGAATATAACTGTTGTTCATTCTCATTAAATAAAAACTTTATAAAAGAGCACCCAGACTTAGCAAAAAAATTGGTTTTAGCTCATACTAAAGCAATAGAATATATATATACAAATCCAGCAGAAGCAGCTAAAATATTTGCAAAATATTATAATGTAGAAGAAGAAGTTGCACTTAGAACTATTTATAAAAAGACAGTTGGAGAAGGTAGAACGCTTACTTGGAAAGTTACAGGAGAAGAATACAAAAACAATTTACAAATGTATAAAGATTTAAAGGCATTAGATGAGATACCTAAATATGAAGATACAATTGATACAAGCTTATTAGATTCTTGTGGGGCAGATGACTTTGATAAGTTTATAAAAGAAAAAGTTAATCCCAAATTTCCAGAAGGTATGAGTTATGAAGATTGGAAAGCAAAGGTATTATAA
- a CDS encoding ABC transporter permease: MEIKISKDRGDTIAKKKSKSSMDILYKIILLVSIFLVWHFAAKDIGSSLLLPMPVDVIKGFFYCVTDVETVTNLFITLQRVLKGFMYALLFGLPIGFIMGFSKTFEKLLSPVVDSVRQVPIMAWVPLTIVWFGIGDGPTIFLIAFSGVFPIILNTIQGVRAISKDYYNAARSMGASPIVIFANVIVPASLPDILTGSRIAISTGWMSVI, encoded by the coding sequence TTGGAAATTAAAATTTCTAAAGATAGAGGAGATACAATAGCTAAGAAAAAATCTAAAAGTAGTATGGACATTTTATATAAAATAATACTTTTAGTTAGTATATTTTTAGTCTGGCATTTTGCAGCAAAAGATATAGGGAGTTCTTTATTACTCCCAATGCCAGTAGATGTAATAAAAGGTTTCTTTTACTGTGTGACAGATGTAGAGACAGTGACTAATCTGTTTATAACATTGCAAAGAGTGCTTAAAGGATTTATGTATGCATTATTGTTTGGACTTCCAATAGGATTTATTATGGGATTTTCTAAGACTTTTGAAAAGCTTTTATCTCCAGTAGTAGATTCTGTAAGACAAGTTCCTATAATGGCGTGGGTTCCTCTTACAATAGTATGGTTTGGTATAGGGGATGGTCCAACAATATTTTTAATAGCTTTTTCAGGAGTTTTTCCTATAATTTTAAATACTATTCAAGGTGTAAGAGCAATATCAAAGGATTATTATAATGCAGCTAGAAGTATGGGGGCATCGCCAATTGTAATATTTGCAAATGTAATAGTACCAGCATCTCTTCCAGATATATTGACTGGTTCAAGAATTGCCATAAGTACAGGATGGATGTCTGTTATCTGA
- a CDS encoding ABC transporter ATP-binding protein produces MKLSVRDINKTFVNSKIHTKVLEDISIDIENGQFVCLLGPSGCGKTTLLTIIGGFQKAESGDVFINDKIVKKPGIDRAFIFQNYALFPWKTIRGNVLFPMKQQKIPKEKREEMLEELLVMSDLKGKENLFPHQLSGGMKQRVAMIRALACNPEVLLMDEPLGAVDFQMRQNLQEELERIWTKKKITALMVTHDVDEAVYMSDRVIVMSRDKGRILDDINIDIPRPRARGSQEYEEYKNKLTDILSKCYDV; encoded by the coding sequence ATGAAATTAAGTGTGAGAGATATAAATAAAACATTTGTAAATAGCAAAATACATACAAAGGTTTTGGAAGATATAAGTATAGATATAGAAAATGGTCAATTTGTTTGTCTTTTAGGACCCTCAGGATGTGGAAAAACAACTTTACTTACTATAATAGGTGGATTTCAAAAGGCAGAAAGTGGAGATGTCTTTATAAATGATAAAATAGTTAAAAAACCAGGTATAGATAGAGCTTTCATATTTCAAAACTACGCTCTATTTCCTTGGAAGACTATAAGGGGCAATGTTTTATTTCCTATGAAACAGCAGAAAATACCGAAAGAAAAGAGAGAAGAAATGTTGGAAGAGCTTTTGGTTATGTCTGATTTAAAAGGGAAAGAAAATCTGTTTCCTCATCAATTGTCTGGAGGAATGAAACAAAGAGTTGCTATGATAAGAGCTTTAGCCTGTAATCCTGAAGTATTATTAATGGATGAACCACTAGGAGCAGTTGATTTTCAAATGAGACAAAACTTACAAGAAGAACTTGAAAGAATATGGACAAAAAAGAAAATAACTGCATTAATGGTAACTCATGATGTTGATGAAGCTGTATATATGAGTGATAGAGTTATAGTAATGTCAAGGGATAAGGGAAGAATTCTTGACGATATAAATATAGACATTCCAAGACCTAGGGCTAGAGGGAGCCAAGAATATGAAGAATATAAGAATAAATTAACTGACATTTTGTCAAAATGTTATGATGTTTAA
- the yidA gene encoding sugar-phosphatase has product MYKLIALDIDGTILNTKRKVTPEVFESIQEAKKAGAKVVITTGRPLPGVKGLLNQLNLTDEGDYVICFNGAMIQEVKSEKIIHNVEMTLDDFDFIYNNVCKKYNTKIHINTMTNLVTPNEIPGKYTLHEAKLNDIEVKYIHKDKIDKSIKICKVMIVDEPERLEEIIKQLPKNLFNRYTIVRSAPFYLEFLGKTTNKGTALQTLCNNLNIPIENAIAVGDEENDQHMIKYAGLGVAMGNARSSIKEIADYVTDTNNENGVAKVINKYILNKAI; this is encoded by the coding sequence ATGTACAAATTAATCGCACTAGATATTGATGGAACAATATTAAATACAAAAAGAAAAGTTACTCCTGAAGTATTTGAATCTATTCAAGAAGCAAAGAAAGCTGGAGCTAAAGTAGTTATAACAACAGGTAGACCCCTTCCTGGTGTCAAAGGACTTTTAAATCAATTAAATCTAACAGATGAAGGTGATTATGTTATATGCTTCAATGGAGCTATGATTCAAGAGGTTAAAAGTGAAAAAATAATACATAATGTAGAGATGACTTTAGACGACTTTGATTTTATATACAACAATGTTTGCAAAAAATATAATACCAAAATACACATAAATACCATGACAAATTTAGTTACTCCAAACGAAATTCCTGGTAAGTACACACTTCATGAAGCTAAATTGAATGATATAGAAGTTAAATATATACATAAAGATAAAATTGATAAATCTATTAAAATCTGTAAGGTTATGATAGTTGATGAACCAGAAAGATTAGAAGAAATTATAAAACAACTTCCTAAGAATTTATTCAATAGATATACTATAGTAAGGTCTGCTCCCTTTTATTTAGAATTTTTAGGTAAAACTACTAATAAGGGTACTGCACTTCAAACATTATGTAATAATCTAAATATACCTATAGAAAATGCTATTGCTGTTGGTGATGAAGAAAATGACCAACATATGATAAAATATGCAGGGCTTGGTGTGGCTATGGGAAATGCACGTAGTAGCATAAAAGAAATTGCTGATTATGTTACTGATACCAACAATGAAAATGGAGTTGCAAAGGTTATAAACAAATATATACTTAATAAAGCTATCTAA
- a CDS encoding M3 family oligoendopeptidase, which yields MKFSEFKYERPNYDSIKKEFLKCVEEIDNSCCYDEQQENIHKINFLRNKIETLSNIASIRYSINTLNKLYQEEKKYWDEYMPLYEELNSYFYNVIVNSKFKSNLKKEFGEQFFTIVDYSLKSFSKEIIKELQEENKLCSEYTKLLASAQIMFEGEERNLSGMGMFMCSKSRKTRELANKAYYNFFEENEPKFDDIFDKLVKLRDKIAKKLGFKNFVELGYIRMMRSNYREDRIENFRKQVLKYIVPLADELYEKQAKRTGLESLSYIDEGLEFLTGNPTLKGNSEYIIENGKRMYAELSKETGEFFNFMLENELMDLETKKGKGAGGYCTYIPDYKSPFIFSNFNQTSDDIDVLTHEAGHAFQLYMSRWIEMPEINFPTLDSCEIHSMSMEFITWPWMELFFKEDTDKYKFTHLSSAIKFIPYGVVVDEFQHYIYKNPNIDKSKRKEIWRFLEKKYLPHRKYDDNSFLERGCWWFKQGHIFKNPFYYIDYALAQICALQFWKKMIKNKDSGWNDYINICKVGGTKSFLDIVSIGNLYSPFDNDCIKSVIGDVKSWFDEINDINL from the coding sequence ATGAAGTTTTCAGAGTTTAAGTATGAAAGACCAAATTATGATAGTATAAAAAAAGAGTTTTTAAAGTGTGTAGAGGAAATAGATAATTCTTGTTGTTATGATGAACAACAAGAAAATATACATAAAATTAATTTTTTGAGAAATAAAATAGAAACGTTGTCAAACATAGCATCTATAAGATACAGTATAAATACTCTTAATAAACTCTATCAAGAGGAAAAAAAATATTGGGACGAATACATGCCTTTATATGAAGAATTAAATTCATATTTTTATAATGTTATAGTAAATTCTAAATTTAAATCTAATTTAAAAAAAGAATTTGGAGAACAATTTTTTACAATAGTGGATTATTCTTTAAAAAGTTTTTCTAAAGAGATAATAAAGGAATTACAAGAAGAAAATAAATTGTGTTCAGAGTATACTAAACTTTTAGCATCTGCACAGATAATGTTTGAAGGAGAAGAGAGAAACTTATCTGGAATGGGAATGTTTATGTGTTCTAAGTCTAGAAAAACAAGGGAATTAGCGAATAAGGCATATTATAATTTCTTTGAAGAAAATGAACCTAAATTTGATGATATATTTGATAAATTAGTTAAACTGAGAGATAAAATAGCAAAAAAACTAGGTTTTAAAAATTTTGTAGAGCTTGGATATATTAGAATGATGAGAAGTAATTACAGAGAAGATAGGATTGAAAATTTTAGAAAACAAGTATTAAAATATATTGTACCACTGGCTGATGAACTTTATGAAAAGCAAGCTAAGAGAACCGGTCTAGAATCTTTGAGTTACATAGATGAAGGCTTAGAATTTTTAACAGGAAATCCAACGTTAAAGGGCAATTCAGAATACATAATTGAAAATGGAAAAAGAATGTATGCTGAATTATCTAAAGAAACTGGTGAATTTTTTAATTTTATGTTAGAAAACGAACTTATGGATTTAGAAACAAAGAAAGGAAAAGGGGCTGGTGGGTACTGTACTTATATACCAGACTACAAGTCGCCATTTATTTTTTCTAACTTTAATCAAACATCTGATGATATAGATGTATTGACACATGAGGCAGGTCATGCATTTCAATTGTATATGTCCAGATGGATTGAAATGCCAGAGATTAATTTTCCTACACTGGATAGTTGCGAAATTCATTCAATGAGTATGGAATTTATAACATGGCCATGGATGGAGTTATTTTTTAAGGAAGACACAGATAAATACAAGTTTACTCATTTATCATCTGCAATTAAATTTATACCTTATGGAGTAGTTGTTGATGAATTTCAGCATTATATTTATAAAAATCCTAATATTGACAAATCAAAAAGAAAAGAAATATGGAGGTTTTTAGAGAAAAAATACTTACCACATAGAAAGTATGATGATAATTCTTTTTTAGAACGAGGTTGCTGGTGGTTTAAACAAGGTCACATATTTAAAAATCCTTTTTACTATATAGATTATGCATTAGCTCAAATTTGTGCATTACAATTTTGGAAAAAAATGATTAAAAACAAAGACTCTGGATGGAATGACTATATAAACATCTGTAAAGTAGGTGGAACAAAGTCATTTTTAGATATTGTAAGTATAGGAAATCTATATTCTCCATTTGACAATGATTGTATAAAATCTGTTATAGGTGATGTGAAATCATGGTTTGATGAAATAAATGACATCAATTTGTAA
- a CDS encoding GrdX family protein, which translates to MIIITNNPKVKEEVQDREVLFKDTTYIGILETSRDLIHEGYELLSHPLYGSVKPNETPYRTVILKQGNRLDINSLTLIEEAIITASKFQNNKKTPAWTESVQDDFRVIDYDIFYNTIQRMQYE; encoded by the coding sequence ATGATAATAATCACAAATAATCCAAAAGTAAAAGAAGAAGTTCAAGACAGAGAAGTTTTATTTAAAGATACAACTTATATTGGAATCTTAGAAACAAGTAGAGATTTGATACATGAAGGATATGAACTTTTATCTCATCCACTATATGGGAGTGTAAAACCAAATGAGACACCTTATAGAACAGTTATACTAAAACAAGGAAATCGTTTGGATATAAACTCTTTAACCTTAATTGAAGAAGCAATCATAACTGCAAGTAAATTTCAGAATAATAAAAAGACTCCAGCATGGACAGAAAGCGTTCAAGATGACTTTAGAGTAATCGATTATGACATATTTTATAATACAATACAAAGAATGCAGTATGAATAA
- the trxB gene encoding thioredoxin-disulfide reductase, producing MENVYDLVIIGSGPAGLAAGLYGARAKLKTLILEKDKTGGQIVITHEIANYPGSVPNATGPSLIARMVEQCKEFGAEMLRDNIVDTELDGDIKVLKGQKAEYRAKAVIIGTGATPRKIGCPGEKELTGKGVSYCATCDADFFEDFEVFVVGGGDSALEEAMYLTKFARKVTIVHRRQGFRCAKSVEEKAKANPKIEFLLDTVIEEIKGDGILESVVFKNKVTGETHEYFADEEDGTMGVFVFVGLDAQTDLFKGKVDMDEKGYIITDEDMRTNIPGVFAAGDCRSKTLRQVVTATNDGAIASIVAEKYIDEKFEN from the coding sequence ATGGAAAATGTGTATGACTTAGTAATAATTGGTTCAGGACCAGCAGGGCTTGCAGCAGGTCTTTATGGAGCAAGAGCAAAGTTGAAAACTCTAATCCTAGAAAAAGATAAGACTGGTGGGCAAATTGTAATAACACATGAAATTGCAAATTATCCAGGGTCAGTTCCAAATGCAACAGGACCAAGTCTAATAGCTAGAATGGTTGAGCAATGTAAAGAGTTCGGAGCAGAAATGTTAAGAGACAACATTGTAGATACTGAACTAGATGGAGATATAAAAGTTTTAAAAGGACAAAAGGCAGAATATAGAGCAAAAGCAGTAATAATAGGAACAGGAGCAACACCAAGAAAAATTGGTTGCCCAGGAGAAAAAGAACTTACTGGTAAAGGGGTTTCATATTGTGCAACTTGTGATGCAGATTTCTTTGAAGACTTTGAAGTCTTTGTTGTAGGTGGAGGAGACAGTGCATTAGAGGAAGCAATGTATTTAACTAAGTTTGCTAGAAAAGTAACAATTGTACATAGAAGACAAGGATTTAGATGCGCTAAAAGTGTTGAAGAAAAAGCAAAGGCTAATCCAAAGATAGAGTTTTTACTAGATACAGTAATAGAAGAAATAAAAGGTGATGGAATATTAGAATCAGTTGTATTTAAGAATAAAGTTACTGGAGAAACTCATGAATACTTTGCAGATGAAGAGGATGGAACAATGGGAGTATTTGTTTTCGTTGGATTAGATGCTCAAACTGATTTATTCAAAGGCAAAGTTGATATGGATGAAAAAGGTTACATAATAACTGATGAAGACATGAGAACTAATATACCAGGTGTATTTGCAGCAGGTGATTGCAGATCTAAGACTCTAAGACAGGTTGTAACTGCAACTAACGATGGAGCAATTGCATCTATAGTAGCTGAAAAATATATTGATGAAAAGTTTGAAAACTAA
- a CDS encoding thioredoxin, protein MLDLDKSTFDEEVLNAEGFVFVDFWSEGCEPCKALMPDVHKLAETYGDKIKFCKMDTTKARRLAIKQKVLGLPTMAIYKDGEKVDEVTKDDATITNIEDMIKKYL, encoded by the coding sequence ATGTTAGATTTAGATAAAAGTACTTTTGATGAAGAAGTTTTAAACGCAGAAGGTTTTGTATTTGTTGATTTCTGGAGTGAAGGTTGTGAACCTTGTAAAGCTTTAATGCCAGATGTTCATAAATTAGCTGAAACTTATGGGGATAAAATAAAATTCTGTAAAATGGATACAACAAAAGCTAGAAGATTAGCGATAAAACAAAAAGTATTAGGACTTCCAACTATGGCTATATACAAAGATGGAGAAAAAGTAGACGAAGTTACTAAGGATGATGCTACAATTACTAATATAGAAGATATGATTAAAAAATATCTTTAA
- a CDS encoding glycine/sarcosine/betaine reductase component B subunit, translating into MRLELGKIFIKDIQFGDVTEVKDGVLYINKQEMLQEIGGDEHIKSIDIELARPGESIRITPVKDVIEPRVKVEGNGGIFPGIMSKVDTVGEGKTHALKGVAVVTTGKIVGFQEGIVDMTGEGAKYTPFSKLNNVVVVAEPIDGLKQYAHEKAVRMIGFKAAMYLGEAARNLTPDEVSVYETKPLLESIKEYPELPKVGYVYMLQTQGLLHDTYVYGVDAKQIVPTLLYPTELMDGAIVSGNCVSACDKNPSYVHINNGVVEDLYARHGKDINFVGVIITNENVYLADKERSSNWTSKLCKYLGLDAVIVSQEGFGNPDTDLIMNCKKIEMQGVKTVIVTDEYAGRDGGSQSLADADVRADAVVTGGNANQVVVLPKLDKVIGHLEVVDVIAGGSDGSLKADGTIEVEIQAITGATNETGFGHLTAKGY; encoded by the coding sequence ATGCGTCTTGAATTAGGGAAAATCTTTATAAAAGATATTCAATTTGGTGATGTAACAGAAGTGAAAGATGGAGTATTATACATCAATAAGCAAGAGATGCTACAAGAAATTGGTGGAGATGAGCATATTAAGTCTATAGATATAGAATTAGCTCGTCCAGGTGAAAGCATAAGAATAACACCTGTAAAAGATGTTATTGAGCCAAGAGTAAAAGTTGAAGGTAATGGGGGAATATTCCCAGGTATCATGTCTAAGGTTGACACTGTAGGAGAAGGAAAAACTCATGCTTTAAAAGGTGTAGCTGTTGTAACTACTGGAAAGATAGTAGGTTTCCAAGAAGGTATAGTAGATATGACTGGAGAAGGGGCTAAATACACTCCATTTTCTAAATTAAATAATGTAGTAGTAGTAGCTGAACCTATTGATGGTTTAAAACAATACGCTCATGAGAAAGCTGTTAGAATGATAGGATTCAAAGCAGCAATGTATTTAGGAGAAGCAGCAAGAAATCTTACTCCAGACGAAGTTTCAGTGTATGAAACTAAACCTCTTCTTGAGTCAATAAAAGAGTATCCAGAACTTCCAAAAGTAGGATATGTTTACATGCTTCAAACTCAAGGATTATTACATGACACTTATGTATATGGTGTAGATGCAAAACAAATAGTACCAACTTTATTATATCCAACAGAATTAATGGACGGAGCAATTGTAAGTGGTAACTGTGTTTCTGCATGTGATAAAAATCCAAGTTATGTTCATATAAACAATGGAGTTGTTGAAGACTTATATGCAAGACATGGTAAAGATATAAATTTTGTAGGTGTAATTATAACTAATGAAAATGTTTACCTAGCAGATAAAGAAAGATCTTCAAACTGGACTTCTAAGTTATGTAAATACTTAGGATTAGACGCAGTTATAGTTTCACAAGAAGGTTTTGGAAATCCAGATACTGACCTTATAATGAACTGCAAAAAAATAGAAATGCAAGGTGTAAAAACAGTTATAGTTACAGATGAATATGCTGGACGTGATGGAGGTTCTCAATCACTTGCAGATGCAGATGTAAGAGCAGATGCTGTTGTAACAGGTGGAAATGCTAACCAAGTTGTAGTACTTCCTAAGTTAGATAAGGTAATTGGACACTTAGAAGTAGTAGATGTAATAGCTGGTGGTTCTGATGGAAGTTTAAAAGCTGATGGAACTATTGAAGTTGAAATACAAGCTATAACAGGTGCAACTAATGAAACAGGATTTGGTCATTTAACTGCTAAAGGATATTAA
- a CDS encoding glycine/sarcosine/betaine reductase complex selenoprotein A → MSLLSNKKVLIIGDRDGIPGPAIEECVKTVEGAEVVFSSTECFVUTAAGAMDLENQNRVKEAADKFGAENVVILLGAAEAEAAGLAAETVTAGDPTFAGPLAGVALGLSVYHVVEEQMKELFDETVYEDQISMMEMVLEVEEIAEEMSGIREEFCKF, encoded by the coding sequence ATGAGTTTACTTAGTAATAAAAAGGTTCTTATAATAGGTGACCGTGATGGTATACCAGGACCTGCAATAGAAGAATGTGTAAAAACAGTAGAAGGAGCAGAGGTTGTTTTCTCATCTACAGAATGCTTTGTCTGAACAGCTGCTGGGGCTATGGACTTAGAAAATCAAAACAGAGTTAAAGAAGCTGCTGATAAATTCGGAGCTGAAAATGTTGTGATTTTACTAGGTGCTGCTGAAGCCGAAGCTGCAGGTCTTGCAGCCGAAACAGTAACTGCGGGGGATCCAACTTTCGCTGGACCACTTGCTGGAGTTGCTTTAGGATTAAGTGTTTACCATGTTGTAGAGGAACAAATGAAAGAATTATTTGATGAAACTGTATATGAAGATCAAATAAGTATGATGGAAATGGTTTTAGAAGTTGAAGAAATAGCAGAAGAAATGTCTGGTATAAGAGAAGAATTTTGCAAATTTTAA